From a region of the Tolypothrix sp. NIES-4075 genome:
- a CDS encoding adenine phosphoribosyltransferase encodes MQTEKVVSQPELSPRLIRLFDEYLSEIPDFPIKGILFKDIAPVLGRKGVLTDVISTLEPFITPLDVDVILAVDARGFILGGALAASLHTGFVMVRKPGKLPGKVQSFEYTCEYSSGTLEVSEGVIEKSARCLIVDDLLATGGTARATADFVYSLGANVVGYSFLVEIEALKGRDRLTDSPVFTLFRS; translated from the coding sequence ATGCAAACAGAAAAAGTTGTCTCTCAGCCAGAACTTTCACCCAGGTTAATACGTTTGTTTGACGAATACTTGAGTGAAATTCCAGACTTTCCCATTAAAGGTATCCTGTTCAAGGATATTGCTCCTGTCCTTGGGCGTAAAGGAGTTTTAACAGATGTCATATCTACTCTAGAACCATTTATCACCCCTCTAGATGTAGATGTCATACTAGCAGTTGATGCACGTGGGTTTATCTTGGGAGGCGCTCTTGCTGCTTCCTTACATACAGGCTTTGTAATGGTTCGCAAGCCAGGAAAGCTGCCTGGGAAAGTTCAAAGCTTTGAATACACATGCGAGTATTCTTCAGGCACTTTGGAAGTATCCGAAGGGGTAATTGAAAAGTCTGCACGCTGCTTAATTGTTGATGACTTATTGGCAACGGGAGGCACGGCAAGAGCAACTGCTGATTTTGTTTATTCACTTGGAGCAAACGTTGTAGGCTACTCATTCCTTGTGGAAATTGAGGCACTTAAAGGTCGCGATCGCCTAACAGATTCACCAGTTTTCACTCTTTTCAGGTCTTAA
- a CDS encoding radical SAM/SPASM domain-containing protein translates to MKSFSWITGNDVSTREKLVSLVEREYSKLNENNELKTIYLFLTRKCNLGCQHCYIERGEATPKEHDFDLKTIKGIIDQALPYGLQKVKVSGGEPMVHKEFMDIINYLGGLGLKELVLETNGTLFKKDTISQLSAIPNLTIFISLDHPVTEAHDEFRGQTGAYEKTIGVLKELGQSKIPTIVTTTAYRDNYDKIPEIINLVLGLGITRHRTLLNIHPRGNARDHLDNAITLDECEVLVSQVIQSEYFAKGQVYVTLPPALMPLSQLTGIHACGWGDSVVGILSNGQVSMCSASYDDPEMIAGNIFEAPLIDIWHNSPFFAQLSDISLGNVKGVCSNCIFYKVCRGVCKMSSYSHYGEKDAPYPMCQEAYNVGAFPQYALSDPNKDCHYSGGKIKNTRESSHEALATSTSKI, encoded by the coding sequence ATGAAATCATTCAGCTGGATCACAGGAAATGACGTTTCAACTCGTGAAAAGCTTGTATCTCTGGTTGAACGCGAGTACTCGAAGCTTAATGAGAACAATGAGTTGAAGACTATCTATTTGTTTCTAACCAGAAAATGTAACTTAGGATGCCAACATTGTTACATTGAAAGAGGAGAAGCAACACCAAAAGAACATGACTTTGATCTCAAGACAATAAAGGGAATAATAGATCAGGCTTTACCCTATGGACTACAGAAAGTAAAAGTCTCAGGCGGGGAGCCTATGGTTCACAAAGAATTCATGGATATAATCAATTACTTGGGGGGGTTAGGGCTTAAAGAGCTAGTGCTTGAAACAAATGGGACTCTTTTCAAAAAAGATACCATAAGTCAACTTTCAGCTATTCCCAACCTCACCATTTTTATCAGCTTGGATCATCCGGTCACCGAAGCCCACGATGAATTTCGAGGGCAAACTGGGGCATACGAAAAAACAATTGGAGTTCTTAAAGAATTAGGACAGAGCAAGATTCCCACTATCGTAACTACAACAGCGTATCGTGACAATTATGACAAGATTCCTGAGATCATCAATCTTGTTCTTGGCTTGGGAATAACTCGTCACCGCACATTGCTCAACATTCATCCACGCGGGAATGCACGTGACCATCTCGATAATGCGATAACGCTTGATGAATGTGAGGTATTAGTCTCGCAAGTGATACAAAGCGAATATTTTGCTAAGGGACAGGTCTATGTGACGCTTCCACCTGCACTCATGCCGCTTTCGCAACTTACTGGCATTCATGCTTGTGGTTGGGGCGACTCTGTTGTGGGCATCTTGTCTAATGGTCAAGTTTCTATGTGTAGCGCTTCTTACGATGATCCAGAAATGATTGCAGGCAATATTTTTGAAGCACCTCTAATAGACATCTGGCATAACAGCCCCTTCTTCGCTCAATTGAGTGACATTAGCCTTGGTAATGTGAAAGGCGTCTGCTCAAATTGCATCTTTTACAAAGTTTGTCGAGGAGTATGCAAAATGAGTAGTTACTCTCACTATGGAGAGAAAGATGCCCCGTACCCAATGTGCCAAGAAGCCTATAATGTAGGTGCATTTCCTCAATATGCTCTGAGCGATCCGAATAAAGATTGCCACTATAGTGGTGGAAAAATCAAGAATACTAGAGAGAGCTCTCATGAAGCACTAGCTACCTCCACAAGTAAGATCTGA